A genome region from Arachis duranensis cultivar V14167 chromosome 8, aradu.V14167.gnm2.J7QH, whole genome shotgun sequence includes the following:
- the LOC107460478 gene encoding uncharacterized protein LOC107460478 isoform X2 has product MLIEIELSLNKSMLAACIKCYSPFLKSDPVQSSVMSEYDLAAEGDLFKAPEPVFEESFMNLDPVTAAISMISCGEDVSSQGLKSADIDVLQKEQLLSDVFYECEKDLLEKAAIDLPFSDILEIKVPVLNTEENSIEEKKQFLDMPPLPKSVSSGSLSSMDWMHGATMKPAFLDVPGIDFDEVYGMRRSFSEGDIKTLGNGNLNIVQSPHERRLLIGSSIKEERQEKLSRYRNKKTKRNFGRKIKYACRKALADSQPRIRGRFAKTEEYDTKRQ; this is encoded by the exons AGTGATCCTGTTCAATCTTCTGTCATGTCGGAGTATGATTTGGCAGCAGAGGGTGATCTGTTCAAAGCCCCGGAACCTGTTTTTGAAGAGTCATTCATGAACCTGGATCCTGTGACAGCAGCCATCTCAATGATATCTTGTGGGGAAGATGTCTCCTCACAGGGACTAAAATCTGCTGATATTGATGTTCTTCAAAAGGAACAGCTTCTGAGTGATGTGTTTTATGAGTGTGAAAAGGATCTCTTAGAAAAGGCAGCAATAGACTTGCCGTTCTCCGATATTCTGGAAATCAAAGTTCCTGTTCTTAACACAGAGGAGAACTCAattgaagaaaagaaacaatTTCTAGACATGCCACCATTACCAAAGAGTGTCAGTTCAGGAAGTTTGAGCTCAATGGACTGGATGCATGGAGCTACAATGAAGCCTGCTTTCCTCGATGTCCCAGGAATAGATTTCGATGAAGTTTATGGCATGAGGAGATCATTTAGTGAGGGAGATATAAAG ACTTTAGGTAATGGCAATCTGAACATAGTCCAGTCTCCCCACGAGAGGCGTTTGCTTATCGGCAGTAGCATCAAAGAGGAACGCCAAGAGAAGCTATCCAGATACAGGAATAAGAAGACAAAGAGGAATTTTGGAAGGAAAATCAAG TATGCTTGCAGGAAGGCTCTTGCTGACAGCCAGCCTAGAATCCGTGGAAGATTTGCGAAGACCGAAGAATATGATACCAAGAGGCAATGA